From the Musa acuminata AAA Group cultivar baxijiao chromosome BXJ3-7, Cavendish_Baxijiao_AAA, whole genome shotgun sequence genome, one window contains:
- the LOC135642753 gene encoding protein PHOX1-like has protein sequence MGKPTAKKKSSGSKHSNTNSKHSKSNEHNPKVYDEDTTIFIDMARDLKEEGNMLFQRREFETALLKYEKATKLLPKNHIDLAYLHSNIAACYMEISPEDYHLAINECNLALKVSPNYSKALLKRARCFEVSNRLDLACKDVDLVLSSEPNNLTALEISERVKKEMEKKGIVLDDKPLFPLPESLTVKEKPRKMKNSHKSMKKLVDMQEKYAEVKEKPMKSMKLVFGEDIRLAQIPADCTMLQLREIVGSKFPSLKAVLIKYKDKEGDLVTITTSEELRWAEKSADSPGSVRLFIVEVSPEFEPLLEEEKNSSSRRKLDRENNCISESGNTRRDDDRVSSVYVDDWIVQFAQLFKNHVGFSSDASLNLHELGTKLYSDAVEETVTSEEAQEIFQLAEDKFQEMASLALFNWGNVHMSRARKRLSLPENASNESLLAQMKTAYEWAQTEYVKAGKCYDEALEIKPDFYEGRVALALQQFEQTKLSWYYAIGSKADLEKWPSSEVLELFNHAEDNTERGMEMWEEIEDQRLKGLSKPNKEKTLLQKMDLEDYFTEPSTDEAAEIASNMRSQINILWGTILYERSVVEFKLGIPMWEECLKAAVDKFKLAGASPTDISVMIKNHCANETAQEGLGFKIDEIVQAWNEMYDAKKWISGVPSFRLEPLLWR, from the exons ATGGGCAAGCCGACTGCCAAGAAGAAGAGTTCAGGAAGTAAACACAGTAATACAAACTCGAAGCACAGCAAATCCAACGAGCACAACCCAAAAGTCTACGATGAGGATACGACAATATTCATcgacatggctcgggatttaAAAGAGGAGGGCAACATGTTGTTCCAGAGGCGGGAGTTTGAGACAGCGTTGCTGAAGTATGAGAAGGCCACTAAGCTGCTTCCGAAGAACCACATTGATCTTGCATACCTCCACAGCAACATAGCAGCTTGTTATATGGAGATTAGCCCTGAGGATTACCACCTTGCAATAAACGAGTGTAATCTAGCCCTCAAGGTCTCACCCAATTACAGCAAAGCCCTACTGAAGAGGGCCAGGTGTTTTGAAGTCTCGAACAGGTTGGATTTAGCCTGTAAAGATGTCGATCTTGTTTTGAGTTCAGAACCGAACAACCTCACAGCATTGGAGATTTCGGAACGAGTGAAGAAGGAAATGGAGAAAAAGGGCATTGTATTAGATGATAAGCCACTTTTTCCACTGCCAGAATCCTTGACAGTGAAAGAAAAGCCAAGGAAGATGAAGAATAGCCACAAGTCCATGAAGAAGCTAGTTGATATGCAGGAGAAATATGCTGAAGTTAAGGAGAAGCCTATGAAGAGCATGAAGTTAGTTTTTGGGGAAGACATAAGATTGGCTCAGATACCAGCTGATTGTACAATGTTGCAGTTGAGGGAGATTGTTGGCAGCAAATTTCCAAGCTTGAAAGCTGTCCTTATCAAATATAAGGATAAAGAGGGTGATTTGGTAACAATCACTACATCTGAAGAGCTGAGATGGGCGGAAAAATCTGCAGACTCGCCAGGGTCTGTTAGGCTGTTTATTGTTGAAGTTAGTCCTGAGTTTGAACCTTTGCTTGAAGAGGAAAAAAACAGCTCTTCAAGGAGGAAGCTGGACAGAGAAAATAATTGCATATCTGAAAGTGGGAACACAAGACGTGATGATGACAGGGTCTCTTCAGTTTATGTTGATGACTGGATTGTGCAATTTGCTCAGCTATTCAAGAACCATGTTGGATTCAGCTCTGATGCATCTCTGAACCTTCATGAATTGGGAACGAAACTATATTCAGATGCAGTGGAAGAGACAGTCACAAGCGAAGAGGCACAGGAAATTTTTCAACTTGCTGAGGATAAATTTCAGGAGATGGCATCTCTGGCCTTGTTTAACTGGGGAAACGTGCATATGTCGCGAGCAAGGAAAAGATTGTCCTTACCAGAAAATGCCTCAAACGAGTCACTGCTTGCACAGATGAAAACTGCATATGAATGGGCTCAGACTGAGTATGTTAAAGCGGGAAAGTGTTATGATGAAGCCTTGGAAATTAAGCCTGACTTCTATGAAGGTCGTGTTGCGCTTGCGCTGCAACAGTTTGAGCAAACAAAACTTTCATGGTATTATGCAATTGGAAGCAAGGCAGATTTGGAGAAGTGGCCATCATCGGAAGTCCTAGAGCTATTCAACCATGCCGAGGATAATACTGAAAGGGGAATGGAGATGTGGGAAGAGATAGAAGATCAGCGGTTAAAGGGACTATCTAAACCCAACAAGGAAAAAACCTTGTTGCAAAAGATGGATCTTGAAGACTACTTCACAGAGCCCTCAACTGATGAGGCAGCAGAAATTGCTTCAAATATGAGGTCTCAGATAAATATATTATGGGGAACCATTCTTTATGAGCGGTCTGTTGTGGAATTCAAATTAGGCATTCCAATGTGGGAAGAGTGCCTTAAGGCAGCGGTAGATAAATTTAAGCTAGCAGGTGCTTCTCCAACTGACATTTCTGTTATGATAAAAAACCACTGTGCCAATGAAACTGCCCAAGAAG GATTAGGCTTCAAGATTGATGAGATAGTTCAGGCATGGAATGAGATGTATGATGCAAAAAAGTGGATAAGCGGTGTTCCATCATTTAGGCTTGAGCCTTTATTGTGGCGATGA